In one Culex quinquefasciatus strain JHB chromosome 2, VPISU_Cqui_1.0_pri_paternal, whole genome shotgun sequence genomic region, the following are encoded:
- the LOC6046182 gene encoding uncharacterized protein LOC6046182 isoform X3 codes for MNSLLLKIASVAVVFDFIEAIPVPIRSFGERNVALLSVLSCIGIGAAIGMCVFCKKKKGQFKKFENDGNVDSKSTEYPILKSLNSLDTKKTGAIIPSSPTNLSTDNLLEQSVQYQNESYNDDFNSNVLLSSKESLSSASPIPARTSYSLEQETTSSKHSTDFGDEKPLIGESSVDAGIDAKKEGDSSQLDAAVQSLTHLEDVTISLSGRLTFPREETTTASAQEYGAPEDVTPMDSLEDNSSIHETNSIEEALRALDIAIDGEDESDDNSFDEPSFAGYSIDMDKRVSRDEPEDIDDDICNEKNSSSDSGMDEIEMSEKATTPDTILHELVRQEATKLVNEVLQVCQSRIEEILECDESEQTNQAVSVEEDFDDFNSGVVLECSTPFVAKRFDDILEHLPGVKNALFCDDKNDNNDTASENLAEALLDNSEDDGNCTQVETGLASKEPNVTYQTNINDEIDDLEQIYPANNNTVTLLPVNTTHTIGSDSFEKGQNVGHLPEITVEEATDDAMPDKLTATPMNTPIELGCPTTAEWDRWLSANATGGGEAPECTDGDCFNSQTFDEGWFLHAQPGCSKDNDCNETYDLLDQNDDLDSTYDLLRKQLAEMLPHAQGAKETAGCLEDGSPDHRGERGLDEASNVPSTSAAKDNEMIINYKRTLSPIMEESEDESFYNKTSYYKEASNYVESTSTGCMESLTAMGVNKTLMASNDTLFNFEDVLDEILSPRIPSQSHTPTNRDRDINDQRLRSPRHVTLTESTSTNELLPQLARDSSLSSTGDTARIDFSQDSTFTLDEKTCISLSRPNEEDERISEISEPILVSSSSGLNKPDDANSLMDEEIASIEDDSFDRILEKEKPLENEQYNHFLDLRNTVEPMLELDPPEPDENFDPASMLNSAGQETVYLQNKINLESMYTNRNLDEQVVIESIDRFLLKSRNISLPDDKSTNGHLSSSKISSRSDGKNICIDYDNLD; via the exons ATGAATAGTTTACTGCTAAAAATCGCATCGGTTGCAGTAGTTTTCGATTTTATCGAAGCCATTCCCGTCCCAATTCGTTCTTTTG GCGAGAGAAACGTTGCTCTACTCAGTGTGCTGTCATGTATCGGCATAGGCGCTGCCATTggaatgtgtgttttttgtaaaaagaaaaAAGGACAATTTAAG aagtttgAGAATGATGGTAACGTCGATTCAAAAAGTACGGAATATCCCATTCTCAAGTCGCTGAACTCGCTGGACACGAAGAAAACCGGAGCAATCATACCGAGTAGTCCAACAAAC TTGTCTACAGATAATCTGCTGGAGCAGTCGGTTCAGTACCAGAATGAGTCTTATAACGATGATTTCAACTCTAACGTTCTGTTGTCGAGTAAGGAATCGTTAAGTTCTGCATCGCCGATTCCGGCCAGAACAAGTTACTCGCTGGAGCAGGAAACAACTTCGTCGAAGCATTCGACCGACTTTGGTGATGAGAAACCGCTGATTGGGGAAAGCTCTGTTGATGCCGGAATTGATGCAAAGAAGGAAGGTGACTCGAGCCAGTTGGATGCCGCTGTGCAGTCATTGACACACCTCGAAGATGTGACCATAAGCCTCAGTGGAAGGTTGACTTTCCCGAGGGAGGAAACCACAACCGCATCGGCCCAGGAATATGGTGCCCCAGAGGATGTAACTCCCATGGACAGTCTTGAGGACAATTCGTCCATTCACGAGACAAACAGTATTGAAGAAGCGCTGCGAGCACTGGACATTGCGATTGACGGGGAGGACGAAAGTGATGATAACAGTTTTGACGAACCAAGCTTTGCTGGTTATTCGATCGATATGGACAAAAGAGTGTCAAGAGATGAGCCCGAGGACATTGATGATGATATTTGTAACGAGAAAAACTCATCTTCCGACAGTGGCATGGATGAAATTGAGATGAGCGAAAAGGCTACCACGCCGGATACCATTCTTCATGAATTGGTTCGTCAAGAAGCAACCAAGCTGGTGAACGAAGTGCTACAAGTATGCCAAAGTCGAATTGAGGAGATCCTCGAATGTGATGAATCGGAACAAACGAACCAAGCGGTATCCGTGGAAGAAGATTTCGATGATTTCAATAGTGGTGTTGTGCTGGAATGCAGCACCCCGTTCGTCGCAAAAAGGTTCGACGATATCCTGGAACACTTACCCGGCGTGAAGAATGCTTTGTTCTgtgatgataaaaatgataacaaTGACACAGCGAGTGAGAATCTAGCAGAAGCATTGCTGGACAACTCGGAAGACGACGGCAACTGTACGCAGGTTGAAACTGGACTCGCTTCAAAGGAACCAAACGTTACCTACCAAACTAATATTAATGATGAAATCGATGATCTTGAACAAATTTACCCAGCGAACAACAATACCGTAACTTTATTACCCGTAAATACAACACACACTATTGGATCGGATAGTTTCGAGAAGGGACAGAACGTCGGTCATCTACCGGAGATCACTGTCGAGGAAGCCACTGATGACGCCATGCCGGATAAACTGACGGCCACGCCGATGAACACGCCAATCGAGCTGGGATGCCCAACAACGGCCGAATGGGATCGATGGCTGTCGGCGAATGCGACCGGAGGAGGAGAAGCACCGGAGTGCACCGATGGCGATTGCTTCAACAGTCAGACCTTCGACGAAGGATGGTTTTTGCACGCGCAGCCCGGCTGTAGTAAGGACAATGACTGCAACGAAACGTACGATTTGCTCGACCAAAATGACGATCTAGACTCGACGTATGATTTGCTGAGGAAACAACTTGCGGAAATGCTACCGCATGCACAG GGTGCCAAAGAAACGGCTGGATGTTTGGAAGA TGGTAGTCCGGACCACAGGGGGGAGAGAGGATTGGACGAAGCTAGCAATGTGCCGTCGACGTCGGCGGCGAAGGACAACGAGATGATCATCAACTATAAGCGAACTCTGTCGCCGATTATGGAGGAAAGCGAGGATGAATCATTTTATAACAAAACTTCGTACTACAAGGAAGCGTCCAACTATGTCGAGAGTACCAG TACCGGCTGCATGGAATCTCTTACAGCGATGGGTGTGAATAAAACCCTGATGGCGTCCAACGATACTTTGTTCAACTTTGAAGATGTTTTGGATGAGATTTTGTCACCGCGCATTCCCTCGCAGTCTCACACGCCAACCAACCGTGATCGGGACATCAACGATCAGCGCTTACGATCTCCCCGCCATGTGACGCTCACCGAATCTACTAGCACAAACGAGTTGCTTCCGCAGCTAGCACGCGATTCGTCGCTGAGCTCAACGGGAGACACGGCAAGGATTGATTTCTCCCAAGACTCAACATTCACTCTGGACGAGAAAACGTGCATTTCATTGAGCAGACCAAACGAAGAAGATGAACGCATTTCGGAAATTTCTGAACCAATTCTTGTCTCATCCTCGTCCGGGTTAAACAAACCAGATGACGCCAACAGTCTCATGGATGAGGAAATCGCTTCGATTGAGGATGATTCGTTCGATAGAATTCTGGAAAAGGAAAAACCGCTAGAAAATGAACAGTATAACCATTTTTTAGATTTACGTAACACTGTGGAACCAATGCTAGAGTTGGATCCACCCGAACCAGATGAAAATTTTGATCCTGCTTCGATGTTGAACAGTGCTGGCCAAGAAACTGTCTATCTACAGAACAAGATAAATTTAGAAAGCATGTACACTAACCGGAACCTAGATGAACAAGTCGTCATCGAGTCCATTGATCGGTTTTTGCTAAAATCCAGAAACATTAGTTTACCCGATGACAAAAGTACAAATGGCCATTTAAGTAGCTCTAAGATATCCAGTAGATCTGATGGTAAAAACATTTGTATAGACTATGATAATCTGgactaa
- the LOC6046182 gene encoding uncharacterized protein LOC6046182 isoform X1, with the protein MNSLLLKIASVAVVFDFIEAIPVPIRSFGERNVALLSVLSCIGIGAAIGMCVFCKKKKGQFKKFENDGNVDSKSTEYPILKSLNSLDTKKTGAIIPSSPTNLSTDNLLEQSVQYQNESYNDDFNSNVLLSSKESLSSASPIPARTSYSLEQETTSSKHSTDFGDEKPLIGESSVDAGIDAKKEGDSSQLDAAVQSLTHLEDVTISLSGRLTFPREETTTASAQEYGAPEDVTPMDSLEDNSSIHETNSIEEALRALDIAIDGEDESDDNSFDEPSFAGYSIDMDKRVSRDEPEDIDDDICNEKNSSSDSGMDEIEMSEKATTPDTILHELVRQEATKLVNEVLQVCQSRIEEILECDESEQTNQAVSVEEDFDDFNSGVVLECSTPFVAKRFDDILEHLPGVKNALFCDDKNDNNDTASENLAEALLDNSEDDGNCTQVETGLASKEPNVTYQTNINDEIDDLEQIYPANNNTVTLLPVNTTHTIGSDSFEKGQNVGHLPEITVEEATDDAMPDKLTATPMNTPIELGCPTTAEWDRWLSANATGGGEAPECTDGDCFNSQTFDEGWFLHAQPGCSKDNDCNETYDLLDQNDDLDSTYDLLRKQLAEMLPHAQGAKETAGCLEDSGSPDHRGERGLDEASNVPSTSAAKDNEMIINYKRTLSPIMEESEDESFYNKTSYYKEASNYVESTSTGCMESLTAMGVNKTLMASNDTLFNFEDVLDEILSPRIPSQSHTPTNRDRDINDQRLRSPRHVTLTESTSTNELLPQLARDSSLSSTGDTARIDFSQDSTFTLDEKTCISLSRPNEEDERISEISEPILVSSSSGLNKPDDANSLMDEEIASIEDDSFDRILEKEKPLENEQYNHFLDLRNTVEPMLELDPPEPDENFDPASMLNSAGQETVYLQNKINLESMYTNRNLDEQVVIESIDRFLLKSRNISLPDDKSTNGHLSSSKISSRSDGKNICIDYDNLD; encoded by the exons ATGAATAGTTTACTGCTAAAAATCGCATCGGTTGCAGTAGTTTTCGATTTTATCGAAGCCATTCCCGTCCCAATTCGTTCTTTTG GCGAGAGAAACGTTGCTCTACTCAGTGTGCTGTCATGTATCGGCATAGGCGCTGCCATTggaatgtgtgttttttgtaaaaagaaaaAAGGACAATTTAAG aagtttgAGAATGATGGTAACGTCGATTCAAAAAGTACGGAATATCCCATTCTCAAGTCGCTGAACTCGCTGGACACGAAGAAAACCGGAGCAATCATACCGAGTAGTCCAACAAAC TTGTCTACAGATAATCTGCTGGAGCAGTCGGTTCAGTACCAGAATGAGTCTTATAACGATGATTTCAACTCTAACGTTCTGTTGTCGAGTAAGGAATCGTTAAGTTCTGCATCGCCGATTCCGGCCAGAACAAGTTACTCGCTGGAGCAGGAAACAACTTCGTCGAAGCATTCGACCGACTTTGGTGATGAGAAACCGCTGATTGGGGAAAGCTCTGTTGATGCCGGAATTGATGCAAAGAAGGAAGGTGACTCGAGCCAGTTGGATGCCGCTGTGCAGTCATTGACACACCTCGAAGATGTGACCATAAGCCTCAGTGGAAGGTTGACTTTCCCGAGGGAGGAAACCACAACCGCATCGGCCCAGGAATATGGTGCCCCAGAGGATGTAACTCCCATGGACAGTCTTGAGGACAATTCGTCCATTCACGAGACAAACAGTATTGAAGAAGCGCTGCGAGCACTGGACATTGCGATTGACGGGGAGGACGAAAGTGATGATAACAGTTTTGACGAACCAAGCTTTGCTGGTTATTCGATCGATATGGACAAAAGAGTGTCAAGAGATGAGCCCGAGGACATTGATGATGATATTTGTAACGAGAAAAACTCATCTTCCGACAGTGGCATGGATGAAATTGAGATGAGCGAAAAGGCTACCACGCCGGATACCATTCTTCATGAATTGGTTCGTCAAGAAGCAACCAAGCTGGTGAACGAAGTGCTACAAGTATGCCAAAGTCGAATTGAGGAGATCCTCGAATGTGATGAATCGGAACAAACGAACCAAGCGGTATCCGTGGAAGAAGATTTCGATGATTTCAATAGTGGTGTTGTGCTGGAATGCAGCACCCCGTTCGTCGCAAAAAGGTTCGACGATATCCTGGAACACTTACCCGGCGTGAAGAATGCTTTGTTCTgtgatgataaaaatgataacaaTGACACAGCGAGTGAGAATCTAGCAGAAGCATTGCTGGACAACTCGGAAGACGACGGCAACTGTACGCAGGTTGAAACTGGACTCGCTTCAAAGGAACCAAACGTTACCTACCAAACTAATATTAATGATGAAATCGATGATCTTGAACAAATTTACCCAGCGAACAACAATACCGTAACTTTATTACCCGTAAATACAACACACACTATTGGATCGGATAGTTTCGAGAAGGGACAGAACGTCGGTCATCTACCGGAGATCACTGTCGAGGAAGCCACTGATGACGCCATGCCGGATAAACTGACGGCCACGCCGATGAACACGCCAATCGAGCTGGGATGCCCAACAACGGCCGAATGGGATCGATGGCTGTCGGCGAATGCGACCGGAGGAGGAGAAGCACCGGAGTGCACCGATGGCGATTGCTTCAACAGTCAGACCTTCGACGAAGGATGGTTTTTGCACGCGCAGCCCGGCTGTAGTAAGGACAATGACTGCAACGAAACGTACGATTTGCTCGACCAAAATGACGATCTAGACTCGACGTATGATTTGCTGAGGAAACAACTTGCGGAAATGCTACCGCATGCACAG GGTGCCAAAGAAACGGCTGGATGTTTGGAAGA CAGTGGTAGTCCGGACCACAGGGGGGAGAGAGGATTGGACGAAGCTAGCAATGTGCCGTCGACGTCGGCGGCGAAGGACAACGAGATGATCATCAACTATAAGCGAACTCTGTCGCCGATTATGGAGGAAAGCGAGGATGAATCATTTTATAACAAAACTTCGTACTACAAGGAAGCGTCCAACTATGTCGAGAGTACCAG TACCGGCTGCATGGAATCTCTTACAGCGATGGGTGTGAATAAAACCCTGATGGCGTCCAACGATACTTTGTTCAACTTTGAAGATGTTTTGGATGAGATTTTGTCACCGCGCATTCCCTCGCAGTCTCACACGCCAACCAACCGTGATCGGGACATCAACGATCAGCGCTTACGATCTCCCCGCCATGTGACGCTCACCGAATCTACTAGCACAAACGAGTTGCTTCCGCAGCTAGCACGCGATTCGTCGCTGAGCTCAACGGGAGACACGGCAAGGATTGATTTCTCCCAAGACTCAACATTCACTCTGGACGAGAAAACGTGCATTTCATTGAGCAGACCAAACGAAGAAGATGAACGCATTTCGGAAATTTCTGAACCAATTCTTGTCTCATCCTCGTCCGGGTTAAACAAACCAGATGACGCCAACAGTCTCATGGATGAGGAAATCGCTTCGATTGAGGATGATTCGTTCGATAGAATTCTGGAAAAGGAAAAACCGCTAGAAAATGAACAGTATAACCATTTTTTAGATTTACGTAACACTGTGGAACCAATGCTAGAGTTGGATCCACCCGAACCAGATGAAAATTTTGATCCTGCTTCGATGTTGAACAGTGCTGGCCAAGAAACTGTCTATCTACAGAACAAGATAAATTTAGAAAGCATGTACACTAACCGGAACCTAGATGAACAAGTCGTCATCGAGTCCATTGATCGGTTTTTGCTAAAATCCAGAAACATTAGTTTACCCGATGACAAAAGTACAAATGGCCATTTAAGTAGCTCTAAGATATCCAGTAGATCTGATGGTAAAAACATTTGTATAGACTATGATAATCTGgactaa
- the LOC6046182 gene encoding uncharacterized protein LOC6046182 isoform X2 gives MNSLLLKIASVAVVFDFIEAIPVPIRSFGERNVALLSVLSCIGIGAAIGMCVFCKKKKGQFKFENDGNVDSKSTEYPILKSLNSLDTKKTGAIIPSSPTNLSTDNLLEQSVQYQNESYNDDFNSNVLLSSKESLSSASPIPARTSYSLEQETTSSKHSTDFGDEKPLIGESSVDAGIDAKKEGDSSQLDAAVQSLTHLEDVTISLSGRLTFPREETTTASAQEYGAPEDVTPMDSLEDNSSIHETNSIEEALRALDIAIDGEDESDDNSFDEPSFAGYSIDMDKRVSRDEPEDIDDDICNEKNSSSDSGMDEIEMSEKATTPDTILHELVRQEATKLVNEVLQVCQSRIEEILECDESEQTNQAVSVEEDFDDFNSGVVLECSTPFVAKRFDDILEHLPGVKNALFCDDKNDNNDTASENLAEALLDNSEDDGNCTQVETGLASKEPNVTYQTNINDEIDDLEQIYPANNNTVTLLPVNTTHTIGSDSFEKGQNVGHLPEITVEEATDDAMPDKLTATPMNTPIELGCPTTAEWDRWLSANATGGGEAPECTDGDCFNSQTFDEGWFLHAQPGCSKDNDCNETYDLLDQNDDLDSTYDLLRKQLAEMLPHAQGAKETAGCLEDSGSPDHRGERGLDEASNVPSTSAAKDNEMIINYKRTLSPIMEESEDESFYNKTSYYKEASNYVESTSTGCMESLTAMGVNKTLMASNDTLFNFEDVLDEILSPRIPSQSHTPTNRDRDINDQRLRSPRHVTLTESTSTNELLPQLARDSSLSSTGDTARIDFSQDSTFTLDEKTCISLSRPNEEDERISEISEPILVSSSSGLNKPDDANSLMDEEIASIEDDSFDRILEKEKPLENEQYNHFLDLRNTVEPMLELDPPEPDENFDPASMLNSAGQETVYLQNKINLESMYTNRNLDEQVVIESIDRFLLKSRNISLPDDKSTNGHLSSSKISSRSDGKNICIDYDNLD, from the exons ATGAATAGTTTACTGCTAAAAATCGCATCGGTTGCAGTAGTTTTCGATTTTATCGAAGCCATTCCCGTCCCAATTCGTTCTTTTG GCGAGAGAAACGTTGCTCTACTCAGTGTGCTGTCATGTATCGGCATAGGCGCTGCCATTggaatgtgtgttttttgtaaaaagaaaaAAGGACAATTTAAG tttgAGAATGATGGTAACGTCGATTCAAAAAGTACGGAATATCCCATTCTCAAGTCGCTGAACTCGCTGGACACGAAGAAAACCGGAGCAATCATACCGAGTAGTCCAACAAAC TTGTCTACAGATAATCTGCTGGAGCAGTCGGTTCAGTACCAGAATGAGTCTTATAACGATGATTTCAACTCTAACGTTCTGTTGTCGAGTAAGGAATCGTTAAGTTCTGCATCGCCGATTCCGGCCAGAACAAGTTACTCGCTGGAGCAGGAAACAACTTCGTCGAAGCATTCGACCGACTTTGGTGATGAGAAACCGCTGATTGGGGAAAGCTCTGTTGATGCCGGAATTGATGCAAAGAAGGAAGGTGACTCGAGCCAGTTGGATGCCGCTGTGCAGTCATTGACACACCTCGAAGATGTGACCATAAGCCTCAGTGGAAGGTTGACTTTCCCGAGGGAGGAAACCACAACCGCATCGGCCCAGGAATATGGTGCCCCAGAGGATGTAACTCCCATGGACAGTCTTGAGGACAATTCGTCCATTCACGAGACAAACAGTATTGAAGAAGCGCTGCGAGCACTGGACATTGCGATTGACGGGGAGGACGAAAGTGATGATAACAGTTTTGACGAACCAAGCTTTGCTGGTTATTCGATCGATATGGACAAAAGAGTGTCAAGAGATGAGCCCGAGGACATTGATGATGATATTTGTAACGAGAAAAACTCATCTTCCGACAGTGGCATGGATGAAATTGAGATGAGCGAAAAGGCTACCACGCCGGATACCATTCTTCATGAATTGGTTCGTCAAGAAGCAACCAAGCTGGTGAACGAAGTGCTACAAGTATGCCAAAGTCGAATTGAGGAGATCCTCGAATGTGATGAATCGGAACAAACGAACCAAGCGGTATCCGTGGAAGAAGATTTCGATGATTTCAATAGTGGTGTTGTGCTGGAATGCAGCACCCCGTTCGTCGCAAAAAGGTTCGACGATATCCTGGAACACTTACCCGGCGTGAAGAATGCTTTGTTCTgtgatgataaaaatgataacaaTGACACAGCGAGTGAGAATCTAGCAGAAGCATTGCTGGACAACTCGGAAGACGACGGCAACTGTACGCAGGTTGAAACTGGACTCGCTTCAAAGGAACCAAACGTTACCTACCAAACTAATATTAATGATGAAATCGATGATCTTGAACAAATTTACCCAGCGAACAACAATACCGTAACTTTATTACCCGTAAATACAACACACACTATTGGATCGGATAGTTTCGAGAAGGGACAGAACGTCGGTCATCTACCGGAGATCACTGTCGAGGAAGCCACTGATGACGCCATGCCGGATAAACTGACGGCCACGCCGATGAACACGCCAATCGAGCTGGGATGCCCAACAACGGCCGAATGGGATCGATGGCTGTCGGCGAATGCGACCGGAGGAGGAGAAGCACCGGAGTGCACCGATGGCGATTGCTTCAACAGTCAGACCTTCGACGAAGGATGGTTTTTGCACGCGCAGCCCGGCTGTAGTAAGGACAATGACTGCAACGAAACGTACGATTTGCTCGACCAAAATGACGATCTAGACTCGACGTATGATTTGCTGAGGAAACAACTTGCGGAAATGCTACCGCATGCACAG GGTGCCAAAGAAACGGCTGGATGTTTGGAAGA CAGTGGTAGTCCGGACCACAGGGGGGAGAGAGGATTGGACGAAGCTAGCAATGTGCCGTCGACGTCGGCGGCGAAGGACAACGAGATGATCATCAACTATAAGCGAACTCTGTCGCCGATTATGGAGGAAAGCGAGGATGAATCATTTTATAACAAAACTTCGTACTACAAGGAAGCGTCCAACTATGTCGAGAGTACCAG TACCGGCTGCATGGAATCTCTTACAGCGATGGGTGTGAATAAAACCCTGATGGCGTCCAACGATACTTTGTTCAACTTTGAAGATGTTTTGGATGAGATTTTGTCACCGCGCATTCCCTCGCAGTCTCACACGCCAACCAACCGTGATCGGGACATCAACGATCAGCGCTTACGATCTCCCCGCCATGTGACGCTCACCGAATCTACTAGCACAAACGAGTTGCTTCCGCAGCTAGCACGCGATTCGTCGCTGAGCTCAACGGGAGACACGGCAAGGATTGATTTCTCCCAAGACTCAACATTCACTCTGGACGAGAAAACGTGCATTTCATTGAGCAGACCAAACGAAGAAGATGAACGCATTTCGGAAATTTCTGAACCAATTCTTGTCTCATCCTCGTCCGGGTTAAACAAACCAGATGACGCCAACAGTCTCATGGATGAGGAAATCGCTTCGATTGAGGATGATTCGTTCGATAGAATTCTGGAAAAGGAAAAACCGCTAGAAAATGAACAGTATAACCATTTTTTAGATTTACGTAACACTGTGGAACCAATGCTAGAGTTGGATCCACCCGAACCAGATGAAAATTTTGATCCTGCTTCGATGTTGAACAGTGCTGGCCAAGAAACTGTCTATCTACAGAACAAGATAAATTTAGAAAGCATGTACACTAACCGGAACCTAGATGAACAAGTCGTCATCGAGTCCATTGATCGGTTTTTGCTAAAATCCAGAAACATTAGTTTACCCGATGACAAAAGTACAAATGGCCATTTAAGTAGCTCTAAGATATCCAGTAGATCTGATGGTAAAAACATTTGTATAGACTATGATAATCTGgactaa